In Aequorivita sp. H23M31, a single window of DNA contains:
- a CDS encoding MerR family transcriptional regulator yields MVKTEFSIKDLENLSDVKAHTIRIWEKRYNLLEPDRTDTNIRRYDMDNLKKLLNITLLYKAGHKISKLAEMDPIQIQTLITEETESNSTNYALESLRAAMLAFNVEKFDSVLENLLNERDFRDIYLNILVPLLRNAGMLWQTGTVDPSHEHFISQRIKHLLILKTAEVKKNIRDNELAEFVLYLPSGEGHEIGLLYANYELVRRGFKTLYLGANIPTESLEPVLKQKRDAIFVSYFTVCPKLEDMETYIQNFLHSVGAKNEFWILGNRPYKNKGGIKSLKRFEEITSFVGYLDKIS; encoded by the coding sequence GTGGTAAAAACGGAATTCAGCATCAAGGATCTCGAGAATCTTTCCGACGTTAAGGCGCATACCATTCGTATTTGGGAGAAGAGGTATAATCTTTTGGAGCCTGATAGAACGGATACCAATATTCGCAGGTACGATATGGATAATCTGAAAAAGCTGCTGAATATTACTTTGTTGTATAAAGCAGGCCATAAAATTTCCAAATTGGCGGAGATGGACCCCATTCAAATCCAAACGTTGATCACAGAGGAAACTGAAAGCAACTCTACCAACTATGCCTTGGAATCCTTACGAGCAGCCATGCTGGCCTTTAATGTTGAGAAATTCGATTCGGTACTGGAGAATCTTTTAAACGAAAGAGATTTCCGTGATATCTATTTAAACATTTTGGTTCCACTTCTAAGAAATGCTGGAATGCTGTGGCAAACGGGAACTGTTGATCCCTCGCATGAACATTTTATTTCGCAAAGGATTAAACATTTACTGATTTTAAAAACTGCCGAAGTCAAAAAGAATATCAGAGATAATGAATTAGCAGAATTCGTTCTTTATCTTCCATCTGGTGAGGGGCACGAAATTGGACTTCTTTACGCCAATTATGAACTAGTCCGCCGAGGCTTTAAAACGCTGTACTTGGGTGCCAATATCCCTACGGAAAGTCTAGAGCCTGTATTAAAACAAAAGCGTGATGCAATTTTTGTTAGTTATTTTACGGTTTGTCCCAAATTGGAGGACATGGAGACCTATATCCAAAACTTTCTACATTCCGTGGGGGCAAAAAATGAATTTTGGATTTTGGGGAATCGGCCTTATAAAAATAAAGGGGGCATTAAAAGCCTAAAAAGATTTGAAGAGATAACTTCATTTGTTGGCTATCTTGATAAAATATCTTAG
- a CDS encoding lycopene cyclase domain-containing protein: MWHLYLLLDIGTFIIPFLFNFHPKLQFYKLWKYFFPATFIMMAFFVSWDIIFTYYGIWGFNDKYLSGYQLWNLPIEEWLFFICIPYACIFTVYSFKNLLPKFRFSDKTTLIIYVSLQTIMIATLLYNYDRWYSAINFGYAIILLAWVFNNNRKTLNVFLPVFALLLIPFFIVNGFLTGSWINEQVVWYNDVENLGIRIGTVPIEDSIYALTMLLTVFVLMEKFKGKNKSMQ; encoded by the coding sequence ATGTGGCATTTATATCTTCTGTTGGATATTGGAACTTTTATAATTCCATTTTTGTTCAACTTTCACCCTAAGTTACAGTTCTATAAACTTTGGAAATACTTCTTTCCTGCCACATTTATAATGATGGCATTTTTTGTTTCTTGGGATATCATTTTTACTTACTACGGCATTTGGGGATTTAATGACAAATACCTCTCCGGATATCAATTATGGAATCTTCCAATAGAGGAATGGCTTTTCTTTATTTGCATTCCATATGCCTGTATTTTCACAGTTTATTCCTTTAAAAATTTGCTTCCAAAGTTTAGATTTTCAGATAAAACAACACTTATAATTTATGTCTCTCTACAAACCATTATGATTGCTACACTTTTGTACAATTACGATCGTTGGTACTCGGCTATAAATTTTGGTTATGCTATAATCCTACTGGCTTGGGTTTTCAATAATAATCGGAAAACTTTAAATGTATTTCTACCAGTTTTCGCCCTTCTTTTAATTCCCTTTTTTATTGTGAACGGATTCCTTACAGGAAGTTGGATAAACGAACAAGTTGTATGGTATAATGATGTCGAAAATCTAGGGATCAGAATTGGAACGGTACCAATTGAAGATAGTATCTACGCGCTGACAATGCTGTTAACCGTATTTGTCTTGATGGAAAAGTTTAAGGGGAAAAATAAAAGTATGCAGTAG
- a CDS encoding SET domain-containing protein — protein sequence MIHPKTELKLISEKIGYGVVAKEFIPAGTITWILDELDREFTPTQFNKMKPLYKDILETYCYRNNKGNFVLCWDYGRFVNHSFKSNCLSTAYDFEIAIRDIQPGEELTDDYGYLNVSEPFKGVDEGTRRKTVYPDDLLKHYKGWDKKLLQNFPKIIQVEQPLKPLIKEKLWKEIEEIAKGKKEMESIKSNYFPR from the coding sequence ATGATACATCCAAAAACGGAACTAAAACTAATAAGTGAGAAAATTGGATATGGTGTAGTTGCCAAAGAGTTTATACCCGCTGGCACTATTACCTGGATTTTAGATGAACTGGATCGGGAATTCACTCCTACGCAGTTTAATAAGATGAAACCTTTGTATAAAGACATTTTGGAAACTTACTGCTATCGCAATAACAAAGGAAACTTTGTTCTTTGTTGGGATTATGGCCGTTTTGTAAACCACAGCTTTAAGAGCAATTGTCTTTCTACCGCATACGATTTTGAGATTGCTATACGAGATATCCAGCCTGGAGAGGAATTGACGGATGATTACGGATATTTAAACGTAAGCGAGCCATTTAAAGGCGTTGATGAAGGCACACGCAGAAAAACTGTCTATCCCGATGATTTGCTAAAACATTATAAAGGTTGGGATAAAAAACTGCTGCAAAATTTTCCGAAGATAATCCAAGTTGAGCAGCCATTAAAGCCGCTTATTAAGGAAAAATTATGGAAAGAAATCGAAGAGATTGCCAAGGGAAAAAAGGAAATGGAATCTATAAAATCGAACTACTTTCCACGTTAA
- a CDS encoding TlpA family protein disulfide reductase, with protein sequence MKNFLKKQWSNILFGVFIILLIIPQTRMPIQVFVQRLISFSPSETSEEKRETLSDYNWPLVGLNSEEIDFSQSEGKVVVLNFWATWCPPCVAEMPSFQKLYDDYASKVDFYFVTTEKPDKVTRFLKKHNYSLPAYLQHFESPDQLQSSVLPTTYVLSKTGEIVVNESGVADWNSKKIRNLLDKLLSE encoded by the coding sequence TTGAAAAACTTCCTAAAAAAGCAATGGAGCAATATTCTGTTCGGAGTGTTTATCATTTTGTTGATAATCCCCCAGACCCGAATGCCAATTCAGGTTTTCGTCCAACGGCTTATCTCCTTTTCACCTTCGGAAACTTCAGAGGAAAAACGGGAAACATTATCCGATTATAACTGGCCTCTTGTCGGATTGAATTCGGAAGAAATTGATTTTTCCCAATCTGAAGGAAAGGTAGTTGTATTAAACTTTTGGGCAACGTGGTGTCCTCCCTGTGTAGCGGAAATGCCATCATTTCAAAAACTTTATGATGATTATGCCTCAAAAGTGGATTTCTATTTCGTCACAACAGAAAAGCCGGACAAGGTCACTCGGTTTTTAAAAAAGCATAATTATTCACTTCCCGCTTATTTGCAACATTTCGAATCTCCCGATCAGCTGCAATCGAGCGTGCTGCCCACAACTTATGTACTTTCAAAAACTGGAGAAATTGTCGTAAACGAATCCGGTGTAGCGGATTGGAACAGTAAAAAGATAAGAAATTTACTGGATAAGTTGCTTTCAGAATAA
- a CDS encoding aconitate hydratase has protein sequence MAFDIDMIREVYSQMAERVDKARELVGKPLTLSEKILYSHLWDGTPTKSFQRGKDYVDFAPDRIACQDATAQMALLQFMQAGKKSVAVPTTVHCDHLIQAKQGAAPDLMRANETSSEVFDFLESVSNKYGIGFWRPGAGIIHQVVLENYAFPGGMMIGTDSHTVNAGGLGMLAIGVGGADAVDVMAGMAWELKFPKLIGVKLTGKLNGWTASKDVILKVADILTVKGGTGAIVEYFGPGAQNLSCTGKGTICNMGAEIGATTSTFGYDDSMERFLRATDRNDIADEANKIREYLTGDSEVYENPEQYFDQVIEIDLDTLRPHLNGPFTPDLATPVGELGEKARKNDWPLKVDWGLIGSCTNSSYEDLTRAASIARQAVENKITPKSDFGINPGSEQIRFTAERDGILNVFEQLGATIFTNACGPCIGQWDRSDRKGDEKNTIVHSFNRNFSKRADGNPNTHAFVGSPEMVAAIAISGRLDFDPMTDTLINDEGQEVKLNEPRGIELPPEGFAVDDNGYLAPKEDGSSVEVKVAENSERLQLLKPFEPIKDSELQGMKLLIKAFGKCTTDHISMAGPWLRYRGHLDNIANNTLIGAVNAFNKQTNFVKNQMTGEYGGVPNVQREYKAKGIKTIVVGDHNYGEGSSREHAAMQPRFLGVAVVLVKSFARIHETNLKKQGMLGLTFANEADYDLIQEDDTFNLVDIAEFAENKPLTIEIVHGDGSKDTIKANHTYNDAQIKWYREGSALNLIKKQNA, from the coding sequence GTATATTCCCAAATGGCAGAACGTGTGGACAAAGCGCGTGAACTGGTAGGAAAACCTTTAACTCTTTCAGAAAAAATTCTTTATTCGCATCTATGGGATGGAACTCCCACGAAATCATTTCAACGGGGGAAGGATTATGTCGATTTCGCTCCAGACCGGATTGCCTGTCAGGATGCAACCGCCCAAATGGCCTTGCTTCAGTTTATGCAGGCTGGGAAAAAATCGGTTGCTGTACCCACAACGGTTCATTGTGATCACCTGATCCAAGCAAAACAAGGGGCAGCGCCAGATTTAATGCGGGCAAACGAAACCAGTAGTGAGGTTTTCGACTTCTTAGAATCTGTTTCCAATAAATATGGAATCGGTTTCTGGAGACCCGGAGCCGGAATTATCCACCAAGTGGTTTTGGAAAATTATGCGTTTCCAGGAGGAATGATGATTGGTACAGACAGCCACACGGTGAATGCGGGTGGCCTTGGAATGCTCGCTATTGGGGTAGGAGGAGCCGATGCAGTGGATGTAATGGCCGGTATGGCTTGGGAATTGAAATTTCCAAAGTTAATTGGGGTAAAATTGACTGGAAAACTAAATGGTTGGACAGCATCTAAGGATGTAATTCTAAAAGTGGCTGATATCCTTACCGTAAAAGGAGGAACTGGCGCCATTGTAGAATATTTTGGACCGGGTGCTCAAAACCTTTCTTGTACCGGAAAGGGAACTATTTGTAATATGGGTGCCGAGATTGGTGCAACCACTTCAACCTTTGGCTATGACGATTCTATGGAGCGTTTTCTGCGTGCCACCGATCGAAATGATATAGCCGACGAGGCAAATAAAATAAGAGAATACCTTACAGGGGATAGCGAAGTTTATGAAAATCCTGAACAGTATTTTGACCAGGTTATTGAAATTGATCTGGATACACTTCGTCCGCATTTAAACGGACCTTTTACTCCAGACTTGGCAACTCCTGTGGGAGAGTTGGGTGAAAAAGCAAGAAAAAATGATTGGCCACTTAAAGTAGATTGGGGCTTGATAGGTTCTTGTACCAACTCATCTTATGAGGATTTAACCAGAGCAGCGTCGATAGCCCGTCAAGCAGTAGAAAATAAAATTACACCCAAAAGTGATTTTGGGATTAATCCTGGTTCTGAGCAAATCCGTTTTACGGCCGAGCGTGACGGAATTTTAAATGTTTTTGAACAACTGGGCGCAACTATTTTCACAAACGCTTGTGGACCTTGTATTGGACAGTGGGATAGGAGCGATCGTAAAGGTGATGAGAAAAATACAATCGTTCATTCCTTTAACCGAAACTTTTCAAAACGTGCCGATGGAAATCCAAATACTCACGCTTTTGTAGGTTCTCCCGAAATGGTAGCTGCCATCGCAATATCAGGTCGTCTAGATTTTGATCCGATGACCGATACTTTGATTAATGACGAAGGCCAGGAAGTAAAACTTAACGAGCCTAGAGGAATTGAATTACCACCTGAAGGTTTTGCTGTTGATGACAATGGGTATTTGGCTCCAAAGGAAGATGGAAGTTCTGTGGAGGTAAAGGTGGCTGAGAATAGCGAAAGACTTCAATTGTTAAAGCCTTTTGAGCCGATAAAAGATTCGGAATTGCAAGGAATGAAGTTGTTGATAAAAGCATTCGGAAAATGTACTACAGACCATATTTCTATGGCTGGGCCTTGGTTGCGTTACAGAGGACATTTGGATAACATCGCAAATAACACCTTGATCGGAGCTGTAAACGCTTTTAACAAGCAAACCAACTTCGTAAAGAATCAAATGACTGGAGAATACGGCGGAGTACCAAACGTGCAACGCGAGTATAAGGCAAAAGGAATTAAAACTATAGTAGTTGGTGATCACAACTATGGTGAAGGTTCTTCAAGAGAGCATGCCGCTATGCAACCTCGATTCTTGGGTGTCGCGGTGGTCTTGGTGAAATCATTCGCTCGAATCCACGAAACTAACCTTAAGAAACAAGGAATGTTGGGATTAACATTTGCCAATGAAGCCGACTACGATTTAATCCAAGAAGACGATACCTTCAATTTAGTGGATATTGCCGAGTTTGCGGAAAACAAGCCATTGACAATTGAAATTGTTCATGGAGACGGTAGTAAGGATACAATAAAAGCAAATCATACTTATAACGATGCCCAGATTAAATGGTATCGTGAAGGTTCTGCATTGAATTTGATCAAGAAGCAGAATGCTTAA